In the Chroococcidiopsis sp. SAG 2025 genome, one interval contains:
- the hppD gene encoding 4-hydroxyphenylpyruvate dioxygenase codes for MKIDRIHFYVEDAKAWRDWFVSKLGFQTVASYSRDRYTDTEVVKSGFVCFALSSPRSHFSPAWQFLRHHPPGVADVAFVVEDLEAIVQRAIAYGAKVLQPPQLQQGYKWSKISAWGSLAHTLIEKQRNKGEVTSQKSNVKFSHSRLPIIGIDHIVLNVAAGDLEPAVAWYEEILGFRSQQAFTIQTDRSALHSQVMVSSNSCVQFPINQPASPNSQIQEFLDCNQGAGIQHIALKTSNIIEAIAQFRNNGVSFLSVPPTYYTQLQQRLGLPISFPISVDELQAIAQQQILVDWQDSHPDALLLQTFTQPIFTQPTFFFEIIERRSQATGFGEGNFRALFEAIEREQMKRGSLQDRESGIGSRESGGQGRQGR; via the coding sequence ATGAAAATCGATCGGATTCACTTCTACGTAGAAGATGCAAAAGCTTGGCGTGACTGGTTTGTCAGCAAATTAGGCTTTCAAACTGTAGCTAGTTACAGCCGCGATCGCTACACCGATACAGAAGTGGTGAAGAGTGGTTTCGTCTGCTTCGCTCTATCGTCACCGCGATCGCATTTCAGTCCAGCCTGGCAGTTTTTGCGCCATCATCCTCCTGGTGTGGCGGATGTCGCCTTTGTTGTAGAAGATCTCGAAGCGATCGTCCAAAGAGCGATCGCTTACGGTGCGAAAGTCTTACAACCCCCACAATTACAGCAAGGCTACAAGTGGAGCAAAATTTCTGCCTGGGGTTCTCTGGCTCATACTTTGATCGAGAAACAGAGGAACAAGGGAGAAGTCACAAGTCAAAAGTCAAATGTCAAATTTTCCCACTCTCGACTCCCCATCATAGGCATCGATCACATCGTATTAAACGTTGCTGCGGGGGATTTGGAGCCAGCTGTGGCATGGTATGAAGAGATTTTGGGTTTTCGCTCTCAGCAAGCTTTTACTATTCAAACCGATCGCTCTGCTTTGCATAGTCAGGTAATGGTTTCTAGTAATAGCTGCGTTCAGTTTCCAATCAATCAACCTGCATCGCCTAATTCGCAAATTCAGGAATTTTTAGATTGCAATCAAGGTGCGGGAATTCAACACATCGCCCTCAAAACTAGCAATATCATCGAAGCGATCGCGCAATTTCGCAATAATGGCGTATCTTTTCTTTCAGTTCCTCCTACTTACTACACTCAGCTACAGCAGCGTTTGGGATTACCAATATCATTTCCAATCTCAGTTGACGAGTTACAAGCGATCGCCCAACAGCAAATTTTAGTTGACTGGCAAGATTCCCACCCCGATGCTTTGCTACTACAAACTTTTACTCAACCCATTTTTACCCAACCAACTTTCTTTTTTGAAATTATCGAACGCCGCTCCCAAGCCACGGGTTTTGGCGAAGGGAATTTTCGCGCTCTGTTTGAGGCAATCGAACGAGAACAGATGAAGCGCGGTAGCCTTCAAGATCGGGAGTCGGGAATCGGGAGTCGGGAGTCGGGGGGACAAGGGAGACAAGGGAGATAA
- a CDS encoding HAD family hydrolase, whose product MIRLITDFDGPIIDVSERYYRVYQLCLEKTRHPEQAVTQLSKAEFWQLKRSKVPEKQIAILSGLDETQAKTFVNLRRQTVHAHPYFQYDKLAPGAVAALEQIQQAGIDLAVMTMRRVRELDYAFGQHDLGKFFPENRCYCLSNDYLKTRDIDDKPLLMARALVELPPASDVWMVGDTEADIIAAKKHGIKAIAVECGIRDRVRLQQYQPDLIVKDLNAAVECVLNAGFAQAS is encoded by the coding sequence ATGATTAGATTAATTACTGATTTTGACGGACCCATTATAGATGTGTCGGAGCGATACTACCGCGTATATCAATTATGTTTAGAGAAAACTCGCCATCCAGAACAAGCTGTAACGCAGTTAAGTAAAGCGGAATTCTGGCAGTTGAAGCGCTCTAAGGTTCCTGAAAAACAGATTGCTATCCTATCTGGACTAGACGAAACCCAGGCTAAAACATTTGTTAATTTGCGGCGACAAACGGTTCACGCTCATCCTTACTTTCAGTATGACAAACTGGCTCCGGGCGCAGTAGCAGCTTTAGAGCAAATACAGCAAGCTGGCATCGATTTAGCAGTAATGACAATGCGTCGCGTGCGCGAGTTAGACTATGCTTTCGGACAGCACGATCTGGGTAAGTTTTTTCCTGAAAATCGCTGCTATTGCTTGAGCAATGATTATCTGAAAACTCGCGACATTGACGATAAACCTTTGTTGATGGCAAGGGCTTTAGTAGAATTGCCCCCTGCTAGCGATGTTTGGATGGTTGGTGATACGGAAGCGGATATTATTGCGGCGAAAAAGCACGGGATCAAAGCGATCGCAGTAGAATGCGGAATTCGCGATCGCGTGCGGCTACAACAGTACCAACCAGATTTAATTGTGAAAGATTTAAATGCAGCAGTCGAGTGCGTTCTCAACGCTGGATTTGCCCAAGCTAGCTAG
- a CDS encoding CPP1-like family protein: MIEQSPYDKLGVSEDATFDEIQEARTRLVQQCGNDQQLLETVEAAYDAILMERLRLRQEGKIKVPEGIRFAETAIQSPPKEVSSPAPQAPAWLQGIQDKPSLTEILMPGVLYLGLSCIGVFYSAVGAQILQFLLIVGVCSSLYFLYRKEQKFGRAVLLTATGLIVGLIGGGLIGSLLQTQIASIVTVEQFSTVLTFVLLWVISSFLR, from the coding sequence ATGATCGAGCAAAGTCCCTACGACAAACTTGGGGTATCAGAAGACGCGACATTCGACGAGATCCAAGAAGCTCGCACTCGCCTCGTACAGCAGTGCGGCAACGACCAGCAGCTGTTGGAGACAGTGGAAGCAGCTTATGATGCCATCTTAATGGAGCGTTTGCGACTGCGCCAAGAAGGAAAGATTAAGGTTCCAGAAGGTATCCGCTTCGCTGAGACTGCTATCCAATCTCCCCCTAAAGAAGTCTCATCGCCTGCGCCTCAAGCCCCAGCGTGGCTGCAAGGTATACAAGACAAGCCTAGCTTGACTGAGATTCTCATGCCTGGAGTGCTGTACTTAGGATTGAGCTGTATTGGAGTGTTTTATAGTGCTGTTGGCGCTCAAATTTTACAATTTTTGTTAATCGTTGGTGTTTGTTCGAGCCTCTATTTTCTCTATCGGAAAGAACAAAAATTTGGTCGAGCAGTACTGCTAACAGCCACGGGTTTGATTGTTGGTTTGATTGGTGGTGGGCTGATCGGTAGTTTGTTGCAAACCCAGATTGCCAGTATTGTAACAGTAGAACAATTTTCTACTGTCCTAACTTTTGTGTTGTTGTGGGTGATTTCTAGCTTTCTACGCTGA
- a CDS encoding response regulator transcription factor encodes MAVAKILVVDDDPSIRNLIQRFLTKHNYQVEAAEDGKTALALFEQFNPDLVILDVNLPDTLGYNLCQEMQNRTKVFVLMLTSRADEADKIRGFSQGADDYLTKPFSLGELEVRVGAILKRQRVVTTAEKQRLVFDKLTIDPERREVTINNELIPLTALEFDLLRFLASHPGRVWRRAELIQEVWDYEYVGDQRVVDVHIGQIRKKIEIDAAQPILIQTVRGVGYKFEAPSGTL; translated from the coding sequence ATGGCTGTTGCCAAAATTCTAGTTGTTGATGACGATCCATCAATTCGTAATTTAATTCAACGCTTTTTAACCAAGCACAACTATCAGGTAGAGGCTGCCGAAGATGGTAAGACTGCCTTGGCTCTATTCGAGCAATTTAACCCCGATCTAGTCATCCTAGATGTAAATCTACCAGATACGCTTGGTTACAATCTCTGCCAAGAGATGCAAAACCGCACTAAAGTTTTTGTTCTCATGCTAACAAGTCGAGCTGATGAGGCAGACAAAATCAGAGGCTTTTCTCAAGGTGCGGATGACTATTTGACCAAACCATTTAGTTTAGGAGAGTTAGAAGTCCGAGTTGGAGCAATTTTGAAACGCCAACGAGTAGTCACGACTGCGGAAAAACAACGTCTGGTGTTCGATAAACTGACAATCGATCCAGAACGGCGAGAAGTGACAATTAACAATGAATTGATTCCCTTAACTGCGTTGGAATTTGATTTGTTACGCTTTCTTGCCAGCCATCCAGGTCGAGTTTGGCGGCGTGCCGAGCTAATTCAAGAAGTTTGGGACTATGAATATGTAGGAGATCAGCGGGTGGTAGACGTGCATATCGGTCAGATTCGCAAAAAAATTGAAATTGATGCGGCTCAGCCGATCCTGATTCAAACAGTACGTGGTGTCGGGTATAAATTTGAGGCTCCTAGTGGGACTTTGTAA
- a CDS encoding IS701 family transposase, protein MKDQVPAAMPQCFENWCRRFDDVFSRQKQRQEFRVYLGGLLGESQRKNLSQLVTNTVDGSYNSLRHFLNNAPWDEVKLNNRRLEVMHQCRQTTPSQGFTLIVDDSGHRKSGAATDGVGRQYIGEIGKTDNGIVLLTTYLYDGVRRLPLDVALYQHASLFEQGKADPNFQKKPDLALDLVDQCLKRGYRPGVTVIDAGYGNNTPFLKQLESRNLTYVAAIAKNRQVTAQTSGDESARKQGLEAIAQTLAVEQFTPVQLNLEQPRTVWVALLPVHVPKLEGTRWLAIQLNASSFEQATEVDYFLTNASDNQVSAAWVAQTYSARNWVEVFYREAKGWLGLSEYQVRDALSMKRHWVLVFIAYTFILWHQLTGGFRRRWATKPLQTFAEALEAFRTAVEFRLVRWLNEHVDVFASHRAKFGYIWA, encoded by the coding sequence GTGAAAGATCAAGTACCAGCAGCGATGCCGCAGTGCTTTGAGAACTGGTGTCGTCGGTTTGATGATGTATTTTCGCGTCAGAAGCAGCGGCAGGAATTTCGTGTTTATCTAGGGGGACTGCTGGGTGAGAGTCAGCGCAAAAACCTGAGCCAACTGGTCACAAATACAGTAGATGGCTCCTACAACAGCCTCAGACATTTTCTCAACAATGCCCCTTGGGATGAAGTCAAGCTAAATAATCGGCGGTTGGAGGTGATGCACCAGTGTCGCCAGACGACCCCGAGTCAAGGTTTCACATTGATTGTAGATGATTCGGGACATCGCAAAAGTGGTGCGGCTACTGATGGGGTAGGACGGCAGTACATTGGGGAGATTGGCAAGACTGACAATGGTATTGTGCTGCTGACTACCTACTTGTATGATGGAGTGCGACGTCTGCCGTTAGATGTTGCACTCTATCAACACGCAAGTTTATTCGAGCAAGGCAAGGCAGACCCCAACTTCCAGAAAAAACCTGACCTGGCTCTAGACTTGGTTGACCAATGCTTGAAGCGCGGTTATCGACCGGGTGTGACTGTAATTGATGCAGGCTACGGTAATAACACGCCTTTTCTCAAGCAGTTGGAGTCGAGAAACCTAACTTACGTGGCAGCAATCGCCAAAAACCGCCAAGTTACTGCTCAAACATCAGGTGATGAGTCTGCTCGTAAGCAGGGATTAGAAGCTATTGCTCAAACCTTGGCAGTGGAGCAGTTCACACCTGTGCAACTCAATCTGGAGCAGCCCCGGACAGTTTGGGTGGCGCTGTTACCAGTTCACGTTCCGAAGCTCGAAGGCACTCGCTGGCTGGCGATTCAACTCAATGCCTCTAGTTTCGAGCAAGCGACGGAGGTGGATTACTTTCTCACCAATGCCTCTGACAACCAAGTCAGTGCGGCTTGGGTAGCTCAAACATATTCTGCTCGCAACTGGGTGGAGGTCTTCTATCGAGAAGCCAAGGGCTGGTTGGGTTTGAGTGAGTATCAAGTTCGGGATGCTCTGAGTATGAAGCGTCATTGGGTTTTAGTGTTCATCGCTTACACCTTCATCCTTTGGCATCAGTTGACCGGCGGATTCCGCAGACGTTGGGCAACCAAACCCTTACAAACCTTTGCCGAAGCATTGGAGGCATTCCGCACCGCAGTCGAGTTTCGTTTGGTCCGCTGGCTTAATGAGCATGTTGATGTATTTGCCTCTCACAGAGCTAAGTTCGGCTATATTTGGGCTTAG
- a CDS encoding DUF2811 domain-containing protein translates to MSATVSILTEIPESLHESMQNYLETHPDWDQDRVFAAALSLFLLQNSNGDRRAARVYLETLFHHS, encoded by the coding sequence ATGTCCGCCACCGTTAGCATTTTGACTGAAATTCCCGAGTCATTACACGAATCAATGCAAAATTACTTAGAAACCCATCCTGATTGGGATCAAGACCGAGTGTTTGCAGCAGCATTATCGCTGTTTTTGCTACAAAACAGTAATGGCGATCGCCGTGCCGCTAGAGTCTATCTAGAAACCCTATTTCATCACTCTTGA
- a CDS encoding alpha-ketoacid dehydrogenase subunit beta → MAETLFFNALKEAIDEEMARDSTVFVLGEDVGHYGGSYKVTKDLYKKYGELRVLDTPIAENSFTGMAVGAAMTGLRPIVEGMNMGFLLLAFNQISNNAGMLRYTSGGNFKIPMVIRGPGGVGRQLGAEHSQRLEAYFQAVPGLKIVACSTPYNAKGLLKSAIRNDNPVLFFEHVLLYNLKENLPEHEYLVPLDKAEIVRRGEDVTILTYSRMRHHVMQAVKPLEKEGFDPEIIDLISLKPLDIETIATSVRKTHRVIIVEECMKTGGIAAELTALINDRLFDELDAPVLRLSSQDIPTPYNGSLERLTIVQPEQIVEAVKKMVAVQV, encoded by the coding sequence ATGGCAGAAACGTTATTCTTTAATGCCCTGAAAGAAGCCATCGACGAGGAAATGGCGCGGGATTCTACTGTATTCGTTTTGGGTGAGGATGTCGGTCACTACGGCGGCTCGTATAAAGTTACAAAAGATTTGTATAAGAAATATGGCGAGTTAAGGGTACTAGACACCCCCATTGCCGAAAATAGCTTCACGGGTATGGCAGTAGGAGCAGCGATGACCGGCTTGCGACCGATCGTCGAAGGGATGAATATGGGGTTTTTGCTGCTGGCTTTTAACCAAATTTCCAACAATGCCGGAATGCTGCGCTATACCTCTGGCGGTAACTTTAAAATTCCGATGGTGATTCGCGGACCTGGGGGAGTAGGCAGACAATTGGGTGCAGAACACTCGCAGCGCTTAGAAGCATATTTTCAAGCCGTGCCTGGATTGAAGATAGTCGCTTGTTCTACTCCCTATAACGCTAAAGGATTGCTGAAATCAGCAATTCGCAACGACAATCCAGTGTTGTTCTTTGAACACGTACTGCTTTACAACCTCAAGGAAAACCTACCAGAACACGAATACCTAGTCCCGTTAGACAAAGCAGAAATCGTGCGACGTGGCGAAGACGTGACAATTTTGACCTACTCGCGAATGCGCCACCACGTCATGCAAGCAGTCAAACCGTTAGAGAAAGAGGGATTCGATCCAGAAATTATCGATCTCATTTCTCTAAAACCCCTAGATATAGAAACCATTGCTACTTCCGTCCGCAAAACGCATCGCGTCATCATCGTGGAAGAGTGCATGAAAACTGGGGGTATAGCCGCAGAATTAACCGCATTAATTAACGATCGCCTCTTCGACGAATTAGATGCGCCTGTCTTGCGTCTATCTTCTCAAGACATTCCCACTCCCTACAACGGCAGTCTCGAAAGACTCACCATCGTGCAACCAGAGCAAATTGTCGAAGCCGTGAAAAAGATGGTCGCCGTTCAGGTGTAG
- the secD gene encoding protein translocase subunit SecD, translating into MQKQRSLLALIVVLIIAAIVVIVKFPVPLGLDLQGGSQLTIQVKPNEEIKRITERELEAVQTVVENRVNGLGVSEPVIQTVGQDQILVQLPGVNDPEQAERVLGGTAQLDFRRENAESRAFVNNRQQQIQGLLAEQQKLQSAKERDEKAIAANNAQIEAKIKEITELEAKLFERTGLTGKNLKYAQATPTQGSNWSVALEFDAKGGELFAQLTKELAGTGRRLGIFLDDKPISTPVVGQEFEKTGITGGRAEITGNFDFESANELALQLRGGALPVPVEIVENRTVGATLGRDSIQRSIYAGVGGLSLVLIFMVVYYRLPGLIADLALVIYALLTWATFALLGVTLTLPGIAGFILSIGMAVDANVLIFERTREELRAGKSLYRSVESGFYRAFSSILDSNVTTWIACGALFWLGSGLVKGFALTLALGVAMSMFTAITCSRTFLMLAIAIPSLRKPELYCPSLPASNKAQGAT; encoded by the coding sequence ATGCAAAAACAGCGATCGCTATTAGCTTTAATTGTCGTTCTCATCATCGCCGCAATTGTCGTAATTGTGAAATTCCCCGTGCCACTGGGGTTAGACCTCCAGGGGGGTTCGCAATTGACAATTCAGGTCAAGCCTAACGAGGAAATCAAACGCATCACCGAACGCGAGTTAGAAGCAGTGCAAACTGTGGTGGAAAACCGCGTCAACGGACTAGGGGTATCGGAACCCGTGATTCAAACAGTAGGACAAGACCAAATTCTCGTCCAACTCCCAGGAGTCAACGATCCAGAGCAGGCAGAAAGGGTACTGGGTGGTACAGCTCAACTGGATTTTCGCCGTGAGAATGCCGAAAGTAGAGCTTTTGTCAATAATAGGCAGCAACAAATTCAGGGATTGCTGGCAGAACAACAAAAGTTACAAAGTGCGAAGGAACGAGACGAAAAGGCGATCGCGGCAAATAATGCTCAAATAGAAGCCAAAATCAAAGAGATTACCGAGCTAGAAGCAAAGCTATTCGAGCGCACCGGGTTGACGGGGAAAAATCTCAAGTACGCACAGGCGACACCTACGCAAGGCAGCAACTGGAGTGTAGCTTTAGAATTTGATGCCAAAGGCGGCGAATTATTCGCCCAACTGACAAAAGAATTAGCAGGCACGGGCAGACGTTTGGGAATTTTTCTCGACGATAAACCAATCAGTACGCCCGTAGTCGGTCAAGAATTTGAAAAAACAGGGATTACAGGCGGACGAGCAGAAATTACAGGGAATTTTGATTTCGAGTCTGCTAACGAATTAGCGCTGCAATTACGAGGCGGTGCTTTACCCGTCCCCGTGGAAATCGTTGAAAATCGAACTGTGGGCGCGACTTTGGGACGCGATAGCATTCAACGCAGTATTTATGCTGGGGTTGGGGGGTTGTCCTTAGTCTTAATCTTTATGGTGGTTTACTACCGCTTGCCTGGACTCATAGCCGATCTAGCGTTGGTGATTTATGCTTTGCTGACATGGGCAACTTTCGCTTTGTTGGGTGTCACCCTGACGCTGCCAGGTATCGCTGGATTTATCCTCAGTATTGGCATGGCAGTGGATGCCAACGTGCTGATTTTCGAGCGGACGCGGGAAGAATTGCGAGCGGGTAAATCGCTCTATCGTTCCGTAGAATCTGGCTTTTATCGTGCTTTTTCTAGCATTTTAGATAGCAACGTTACGACTTGGATTGCTTGTGGGGCGCTGTTTTGGCTCGGGTCTGGGTTGGTGAAAGGTTTCGCTCTAACGCTGGCATTAGGGGTTGCCATGAGTATGTTTACCGCGATTACCTGTAGTCGTACTTTCTTAATGTTGGCGATCGCAATTCCCAGTTTGCGCAAACCAGAGTTATACTGTCCGAGCTTGCCAGCATCGAATAAGGCACAGGGGGCGACATGA
- the secF gene encoding protein translocase subunit SecF, whose product MKLNINKQRSLWWGVSLIVILAGLVAMGISWQKYGAPLRPSLDFIGGTRLQLQRDCSKLENCAKPIDINAVRQVMSERGLGNSSIQLLSNERGQQQGISIRTKTLNVDERTQLQQTLTKEIGAFDPKVTQIDTVGPTIGQQLLSSGLIALLVSFAGIVVYLSLRFQLDYAIFAIVALFHDVLITTGIFGILGLVQGTEVDSLFIVALLTITGFSVNDTVVIYDRIRETLKLSPDLPIDQVVDNAVNQTLGRSINTTLTVLLTLLTLFIFGGETLKNFALALMIGFAAGAYSSIFIASTLLSLWRERTGQSQNSNQLSATSDQ is encoded by the coding sequence ATGAAACTCAATATTAACAAACAGCGATCGCTTTGGTGGGGAGTTTCCCTGATCGTGATTCTGGCTGGTTTAGTGGCGATGGGGATTTCTTGGCAAAAATATGGTGCGCCACTGCGTCCGAGTCTCGACTTTATCGGCGGCACGCGATTGCAACTCCAGCGCGACTGCTCTAAACTAGAAAACTGCGCCAAACCAATTGACATCAATGCCGTCCGTCAAGTCATGTCAGAGCGCGGATTGGGCAATAGTAGCATTCAACTGCTCAGCAACGAACGCGGACAGCAACAAGGGATTTCGATTCGGACAAAAACTCTCAATGTTGACGAGAGGACGCAGTTACAACAAACACTTACTAAAGAAATTGGCGCGTTCGATCCCAAAGTAACCCAAATCGATACAGTAGGTCCAACCATCGGACAACAGTTGTTATCTTCGGGTCTAATTGCTCTCCTCGTCTCCTTTGCCGGGATCGTCGTTTATTTAAGCCTACGCTTCCAGTTAGACTACGCCATATTTGCGATCGTGGCTCTGTTCCACGATGTTTTGATTACCACGGGGATTTTTGGGATTCTAGGCTTAGTCCAAGGCACTGAAGTTGATAGTTTATTTATCGTTGCGTTGCTAACAATTACGGGTTTTTCTGTCAATGACACGGTGGTAATTTACGATCGCATCCGCGAAACCCTGAAACTTAGTCCCGATTTACCAATAGACCAAGTGGTAGACAATGCGGTAAATCAAACCTTGGGGCGATCGATCAACACCACCTTAACCGTATTGCTGACTTTGCTGACCTTATTCATCTTTGGTGGCGAAACGCTGAAAAACTTTGCCTTGGCACTCATGATTGGTTTCGCTGCTGGGGCGTACTCCAGTATTTTTATCGCCAGTACCCTACTTTCCTTGTGGCGAGAACGAACTGGTCAATCTCAGAATAGCAACCAGTTGTCAGCAACCAGCGACCAGTGA
- a CDS encoding HAMP domain-containing sensor histidine kinase, which yields MSWNEWVYLLFGLFLGLSLGLGGRWWLDKSKRSLTANNANDPTLEQKPLTADRNEILALQSQLQQSQIAYQLARKMCQFKAGFLTRTAHELRSPLNSLIGLHQLILSDLCDDPAEERTFIAQAHQSALKLMNLMDRVIDVSRLEHGRSPLEIQPINLAALLTDVYNSTYLIAANRNLRLQLSLPETETYVLADPRWLRQVAIDLLDICLTQMQEGNILVSTHSCLATNEIAIWLDAELPHRIWSDSLDVSQSDRLSPLEIEDFTFSPGMILLLTQTLLELMHCRLEILAMPNSTSIDEENESYTRLQLTIPLVTLEPEIVSGATEN from the coding sequence ATGAGCTGGAATGAATGGGTGTATTTATTATTTGGGCTGTTTTTAGGACTGAGCTTAGGTCTAGGCGGACGCTGGTGGCTAGACAAATCTAAGCGATCGCTTACTGCTAATAATGCCAACGATCCCACACTTGAGCAGAAGCCTCTCACGGCGGATAGGAATGAGATCCTGGCTCTACAAAGTCAGCTACAGCAAAGCCAGATTGCCTATCAGCTAGCACGGAAAATGTGCCAGTTTAAAGCAGGATTTCTGACAAGAACCGCCCATGAATTGCGATCGCCGCTCAATAGTTTAATCGGTTTGCACCAATTGATTTTATCCGATCTATGCGATGACCCTGCGGAAGAGAGGACATTTATTGCCCAAGCTCATCAGTCAGCGTTGAAGCTAATGAATTTAATGGATCGGGTGATCGATGTTTCTCGACTAGAACATGGCAGGTCTCCGCTAGAAATCCAGCCAATTAATTTAGCCGCGCTATTGACAGACGTTTATAATTCTACTTATCTCATTGCTGCTAATCGCAATCTGCGGTTACAACTCTCCCTACCTGAAACCGAAACTTATGTCTTAGCCGACCCGCGCTGGTTGCGGCAGGTGGCGATCGATTTACTTGACATTTGTTTGACTCAAATGCAAGAAGGAAACATTCTCGTTTCTACCCATTCCTGTCTTGCTACTAACGAGATCGCAATTTGGCTAGATGCCGAACTACCACATCGGATTTGGTCGGACTCACTTGATGTATCTCAGAGCGATCGTTTATCACCATTAGAGATCGAAGATTTTACTTTTTCACCAGGAATGATTCTGCTATTAACTCAGACTCTTCTAGAGCTGATGCACTGTCGGTTAGAAATTTTAGCAATGCCAAACTCAACATCAATAGACGAAGAGAATGAATCTTACACGCGACTGCAATTAACGATCCCTTTGGTAACTCTCGAACCTGAAATCGTTTCGGGAGCAACAGAAAACTAG
- a CDS encoding L-threonylcarbamoyladenylate synthase produces the protein MPQVSIADLVAGVRAGCVVSFPTDTVPALAALPERADLIFATKQRSQDKPLILMGAKAEDLWDYVVGTEAEWRVWQQVAAQYWAGALTLVLPASDRVPKVMNPTDPTTIGVRVPQSAIAREILAQTGPLATTSANLSGQPPLETLTEIAAQFPDVLTLQISDVSGIGVPSTVAKWMGSDWVILRQGAVVLEI, from the coding sequence ATGCCCCAAGTTTCAATTGCAGATCTGGTTGCTGGTGTCCGCGCTGGTTGCGTGGTTAGCTTTCCTACCGATACCGTTCCTGCATTGGCGGCTTTACCAGAGCGAGCCGATCTAATCTTTGCGACTAAACAGCGCAGTCAGGATAAGCCGTTAATTTTGATGGGAGCAAAGGCAGAAGATTTGTGGGATTACGTGGTGGGGACAGAAGCAGAATGGCGAGTTTGGCAACAGGTAGCGGCACAATATTGGGCTGGGGCTTTGACTTTGGTACTGCCAGCAAGCGATCGCGTCCCTAAAGTCATGAACCCTACCGATCCTACGACTATAGGCGTGCGCGTTCCTCAAAGCGCGATCGCGCGAGAAATATTAGCTCAAACTGGACCTTTAGCTACCACCAGCGCTAATTTATCAGGGCAACCACCATTAGAAACCCTGACAGAAATTGCCGCTCAGTTTCCCGATGTTTTAACCCTACAAATCTCAGATGTTTCTGGAATCGGCGTTCCTTCTACTGTAGCTAAGTGGATGGGTAGTGATTGGGTAATTTTGCGCCAAGGAGCGGTAGTGTTAGAGATATAA
- the plsY gene encoding glycerol-3-phosphate 1-O-acyltransferase PlsY codes for MTIWLTLCVVTLLVAYLIGSTPTGYTLAKLLKGIDIREHGSGSTGATNVLRTLGKGPGAFVLVIDAFKGVLAIALVPWLFSFATGQNLLPPTVDPTLWLSWMVTLSGLAAILGHSKSIWLGFSGGKSVATSLGVLLAMNWQVALATVGVFGVAIAISRIVSLSSIAGAIAVSLLMLLFHQPLPYVLFGIVGGIYVILRHKSNIQRLLDGTEPHLGQKSSTANQ; via the coding sequence ATGACTATCTGGCTCACTCTGTGCGTAGTAACTTTACTAGTAGCGTATCTAATTGGCTCTACGCCCACTGGTTATACGCTAGCAAAACTTTTAAAAGGAATTGATATTCGCGAACACGGTTCTGGTTCAACTGGAGCAACTAATGTTTTGAGAACCTTAGGCAAGGGACCAGGCGCATTTGTACTAGTTATTGATGCTTTCAAAGGAGTTTTGGCGATCGCCCTCGTACCTTGGCTGTTTAGCTTTGCTACTGGGCAAAATCTTCTGCCTCCTACTGTTGACCCTACGCTCTGGCTGTCTTGGATGGTAACGTTATCGGGGTTAGCAGCTATTTTGGGACATAGCAAATCGATTTGGTTGGGGTTTAGTGGGGGAAAATCTGTCGCTACGAGTTTGGGCGTATTATTGGCGATGAATTGGCAGGTTGCTTTAGCAACTGTCGGGGTATTTGGCGTTGCGATCGCCATCTCGCGGATCGTCTCACTCAGTTCGATCGCAGGCGCGATCGCAGTTTCGCTATTGATGCTGCTATTTCATCAACCTTTACCTTACGTCCTGTTTGGGATAGTAGGTGGTATCTACGTCATTCTGCGCCACAAGAGCAATATTCAACGCTTACTAGATGGTACGGAACCTCATCTAGGGCAAAAATCATCTACCGCAAATCAGTGA